In Microbulbifer celer, a single window of DNA contains:
- the hemL gene encoding glutamate-1-semialdehyde 2,1-aminomutase has product MSKSESLFAEAQKVIPGGVNSPVRAFRAVGGTPVFIERAEGAYLYDADEKRYIDYVQSWGPMVLGHAHPDVIEAVVEQAQSGLSFGAPTELETELAEELCRVWPNMDLVRFVNSGTEATMSAIRLARGYTGRDKIVKFEGCYHGHSDSLLVKAGSGALTMGVPSSPGVPAALADHTITLTYNDIEGVRRCFAEIGDQIACIIVEPVAGNMNCIPPLPGFLEALREVCDESGALLILDEVMTGFRVSLTGAQGHYGVEADLTTLGKVIGGGMPVGAFGGKREIMEKIAPLGPIYQAGTLSGNPMAMVAGLETLQLIQEPGLYEKLTAKTDRLVAGILAAAKEAGIPLTANKVGSMFGFFFTDAEQVSNYQQVMACDTERFNRFFHGMLEEGVYLAPASYEAGFMSAAHSDEDIDATITAARKVFARLS; this is encoded by the coding sequence ATGAGCAAATCCGAATCCCTGTTTGCCGAAGCCCAGAAAGTCATTCCCGGCGGTGTCAATTCGCCCGTGCGCGCTTTCCGCGCCGTGGGCGGCACACCCGTCTTCATCGAGCGCGCCGAGGGAGCCTACCTCTACGATGCCGATGAAAAACGCTATATCGACTATGTACAGTCCTGGGGCCCAATGGTACTGGGACACGCGCACCCGGATGTGATCGAAGCCGTGGTAGAACAGGCCCAATCCGGCCTCAGCTTTGGCGCACCCACCGAGCTGGAAACCGAGCTGGCGGAAGAACTGTGCCGGGTATGGCCGAACATGGATCTGGTGCGCTTCGTAAACTCCGGCACCGAAGCCACCATGAGTGCGATCCGCCTGGCCCGTGGTTACACCGGCCGCGACAAGATCGTTAAATTCGAAGGCTGCTACCACGGTCACTCCGACTCCCTGCTGGTGAAGGCCGGCTCCGGCGCACTCACCATGGGCGTGCCCTCTTCCCCCGGCGTACCGGCGGCACTGGCGGATCACACCATCACCCTGACCTACAACGATATTGAGGGCGTGAGAAGGTGTTTCGCCGAGATCGGCGACCAGATCGCCTGCATCATCGTCGAGCCGGTAGCGGGCAATATGAACTGCATCCCGCCGCTACCGGGCTTTCTGGAAGCCTTGCGTGAAGTGTGCGACGAATCCGGTGCACTGCTGATTCTGGATGAGGTGATGACCGGCTTCCGCGTCAGCCTGACCGGTGCACAGGGTCATTACGGAGTCGAGGCAGACCTCACCACCCTGGGCAAGGTGATCGGTGGTGGCATGCCAGTCGGCGCTTTCGGCGGCAAGCGCGAGATCATGGAAAAGATCGCCCCGCTGGGCCCGATATACCAGGCTGGCACCCTGTCCGGGAACCCCATGGCCATGGTGGCAGGGCTGGAAACCCTGCAACTGATCCAGGAACCGGGGCTGTACGAAAAGCTCACCGCCAAAACCGACCGTCTGGTAGCAGGTATTCTGGCCGCCGCCAAAGAGGCGGGTATTCCGCTCACCGCCAACAAGGTGGGCAGCATGTTCGGTTTCTTCTTCACCGATGCGGAACAGGTCAGCAACTATCAACAGGTCATGGCCTGTGATACCGAGCGCTTCAATCGCTTCTTCCACGGCATGCTGGAGGAAGGTGTCTACCTGGCACCGGCCTCCTATGAAGCCGGCTTTATGTCCGCGGCCCATAGCGATGAAGACATCGATGCCACGATTACCGCGGCGCGCAAGGTGTTTGCACGCTTGAGCTAA
- a CDS encoding benzoate/H(+) symporter BenE family transporter, with the protein MQRSLWADTSLSSVSAGFVAVLVGFASSVAIVLQAAAAAGASEAEMVSWIGALGLGMGITCIAFSWYYRAPVITAWSTPGAALLATSLTGVSMAEAIGAFLFSAVLTLLLGISGAFERVMSRVPLPIASAMLAGILLQFGLSVFTSLEANPPLVGTMLLTYLACRLWLPRYAIIVVLMTGFTVSWGQGQVQPDQLHWALSKPVWVSPEFNPAVLIGVGLPLFIVTMTSQNIPGVATLRASGYQRVPISPVISGTGLTSLILTPFGGFAFNLAAISAAICTGPDAHQDPERRYTAGIAAGTFYLLAGLFGASVVALFSAFPQAMIATVAGLALIGTIGSSLASATAEVSSREAALVTFLITASGASYFGIGTAFWGLAGGLICHWLLNRKP; encoded by the coding sequence GTGCAACGCTCCCTCTGGGCCGATACCAGCCTGTCTTCAGTCAGTGCCGGCTTTGTCGCGGTACTGGTCGGCTTTGCCAGCTCCGTGGCCATTGTGCTGCAGGCGGCGGCAGCCGCCGGGGCCAGCGAGGCCGAAATGGTTTCCTGGATCGGCGCCCTGGGGCTCGGTATGGGCATCACCTGTATCGCATTTTCCTGGTACTACCGCGCCCCGGTCATCACCGCCTGGTCCACCCCCGGTGCGGCACTGCTGGCCACCAGCCTCACCGGGGTCTCCATGGCGGAAGCCATCGGCGCCTTCCTGTTCAGTGCGGTGCTGACCCTGTTACTGGGAATATCCGGTGCCTTCGAGCGGGTGATGTCACGGGTGCCGCTACCCATCGCCAGCGCCATGCTGGCAGGGATTCTGCTGCAGTTTGGGTTGTCAGTATTCACCTCGTTGGAGGCGAATCCACCGCTGGTGGGCACCATGTTGCTGACCTACCTGGCCTGTCGCCTCTGGCTGCCACGCTACGCCATCATTGTCGTCTTGATGACAGGGTTTACCGTCAGCTGGGGGCAGGGTCAGGTCCAGCCCGATCAACTGCACTGGGCTCTGAGTAAACCGGTCTGGGTGTCCCCGGAGTTCAATCCGGCGGTGCTGATCGGTGTGGGATTACCCCTGTTTATCGTCACCATGACCTCGCAGAATATCCCCGGTGTCGCCACCCTGCGTGCCAGTGGATATCAACGGGTGCCGATCTCACCGGTGATCAGCGGTACCGGCCTGACGTCATTGATACTGACGCCCTTCGGCGGTTTCGCCTTCAATCTGGCGGCGATCTCCGCTGCCATCTGTACCGGGCCCGATGCCCATCAGGATCCCGAACGGCGTTATACCGCCGGTATTGCTGCCGGGACGTTTTACTTACTGGCCGGTTTGTTCGGGGCGAGCGTGGTTGCCCTGTTCAGTGCTTTCCCACAGGCGATGATTGCCACTGTGGCCGGGTTGGCCCTGATCGGCACCATCGGCAGCAGCCTGGCCAGTGCGACCGCGGAGGTGAGCAGTCGCGAGGCGGCCCTGGTCACCTTTCTGATCACTGCGTCGGGCGCCAGTTACTTCGGCATCGGTACGGCGTTCTGGGGATTGGCGGGGGGCCTGATCTGCCACTGGCTGCTTAACAGGAAACCGTGA
- a CDS encoding GntR family transcriptional regulator, translating into MDLYQQLKSDLQQGRFAPGTVLKQTELAALYAVSRIPVRDALTRLKNEGWLTGHGKRGVAVPQFDPLEVEDLYLMRMRLEPLLQEFAAPNLNGETLGRARDILDAMEQATERSPELSAAEIGALNWQFHTCLYRSANRPTLFAAVEQLHRQCERYIGYQSRGLDYQATSQQEHYQLLDLLQRGDRKAAGTLLEQHIAAAGRALVDHLRDNT; encoded by the coding sequence ATGGATCTCTATCAACAGCTCAAATCCGATTTACAGCAGGGGCGTTTTGCCCCCGGCACCGTGCTCAAACAGACGGAATTGGCGGCGCTGTATGCAGTGAGCCGGATTCCCGTACGGGACGCCCTGACCCGGCTCAAAAATGAAGGGTGGCTTACCGGACACGGCAAACGTGGTGTGGCGGTACCGCAGTTCGACCCGCTGGAAGTAGAGGATCTCTACCTGATGCGCATGCGCCTGGAACCCCTGCTACAGGAGTTCGCCGCCCCCAATCTGAACGGAGAAACCCTCGGCCGCGCACGGGATATTCTCGATGCTATGGAACAAGCAACAGAGCGGTCGCCGGAACTCAGTGCCGCAGAGATCGGCGCACTCAACTGGCAGTTTCACACCTGCCTGTACCGCAGCGCCAATCGCCCGACGCTGTTTGCAGCGGTGGAGCAACTGCACCGTCAGTGCGAACGCTATATCGGGTATCAATCCCGCGGTCTCGATTATCAGGCAACCAGCCAGCAGGAGCACTACCAGCTGCTGGATCTACTGCAGCGCGGCGATCGCAAGGCGGCCGGCACGCTACTCGAACAGCATATTGCCGCTGCCGGTCGTGCGCTCGTCGACCACCTTCGCGACAACACTTGA
- a CDS encoding MAPEG family protein: MATAIWCLLMALLMPPIFAAIAKATAEGRYNNRSPRAFLEKQSGISRRADWAQRNSFEILPAFIAGIFAAIAAGIDEQWLARLSIIFVVTRILYGICYLKDWASARTLCWFVGLACCLWLLMMAALAAG; this comes from the coding sequence ATGGCCACAGCTATCTGGTGTTTACTCATGGCGCTTCTGATGCCGCCAATATTTGCCGCCATCGCCAAGGCCACGGCCGAGGGTCGTTACAACAACCGCTCCCCACGGGCGTTTCTGGAAAAGCAGTCCGGCATCTCGCGCCGCGCAGACTGGGCCCAGCGCAACAGCTTTGAAATCTTGCCAGCCTTTATCGCTGGGATTTTTGCCGCGATCGCCGCTGGCATTGACGAGCAGTGGCTGGCGAGGCTTTCAATCATTTTCGTGGTTACACGGATCCTCTACGGAATCTGCTATCTGAAAGACTGGGCCAGTGCGCGCACGCTGTGCTGGTTTGTGGGGCTTGCCTGTTGTCTGTGGCTGTTGATGATGGCAGCGCTGGCTGCGGGCTGA
- the hemB gene encoding porphobilinogen synthase, whose product MSSNLFRGAYPNTRPRRLRAHDFSRRLMRENQLTTDDLILPLFVIEGRGETQKVASMPGVERLTVDLLAQKAVELVNLGIPAVALFPVVDAAHKSDDARAAFDADGLAQRAVRALKDAAPELGVITDVALDPFTSHGQDGLMDERGYIVNDDTVEVLVQQALSHAAAGADVVAPSDMMDGRIGAIRTALEREGHVNTQIMSYAAKYASAYYGPFRDALGTAGNLKGANKASYQMDPANSDEALHECAQDLQEGADMIMVKPGMPYLDVVRRVKEELRVPTFAYQVSGEYAMHCAAFENGWLNREAVILESLLGFKRAGSDGVLTYFAEEAARLLQR is encoded by the coding sequence ATGAGCAGTAACCTGTTTCGCGGCGCTTACCCCAACACCCGCCCGCGCCGCCTACGCGCGCACGACTTTTCCCGCCGCCTGATGCGGGAAAACCAGCTCACCACCGACGACCTGATTCTGCCATTGTTTGTGATTGAAGGCCGCGGTGAAACCCAGAAGGTGGCCTCCATGCCTGGCGTCGAGCGACTGACCGTGGATCTGTTGGCACAAAAGGCCGTCGAGCTGGTCAATCTGGGCATTCCGGCGGTGGCGCTGTTCCCGGTGGTCGATGCCGCGCACAAATCCGACGATGCCCGCGCTGCCTTCGACGCCGACGGGCTCGCCCAGCGGGCGGTACGCGCACTGAAAGACGCCGCACCGGAACTGGGTGTGATCACCGACGTCGCCCTGGATCCCTTCACCAGTCACGGCCAGGATGGATTAATGGATGAGCGCGGCTATATCGTCAATGACGATACCGTGGAAGTGCTGGTGCAGCAGGCCCTGTCCCACGCGGCGGCGGGCGCCGACGTGGTTGCGCCCTCCGACATGATGGATGGCCGCATCGGCGCCATCCGCACGGCACTGGAGCGCGAGGGCCACGTCAACACCCAGATCATGTCGTACGCCGCCAAATACGCGTCCGCATATTACGGTCCGTTTCGCGATGCGCTGGGCACGGCAGGTAACCTCAAGGGCGCCAACAAGGCCAGCTACCAGATGGATCCGGCCAACAGCGACGAAGCCCTGCACGAGTGCGCCCAGGATCTGCAGGAAGGCGCGGACATGATCATGGTGAAGCCGGGGATGCCGTATCTGGATGTGGTGCGCCGGGTGAAAGAAGAGCTCAGGGTGCCGACCTTTGCCTATCAGGTCAGCGGTGAGTACGCCATGCACTGCGCGGCGTTCGAGAACGGCTGGCTCAATCGCGAGGCGGTGATTCTGGAATCCCTGCTGGGGTTCAAGCGCGCTGGCTCCGACGGCGTACTCACCTACTTCGCGGAAGAGGCAGCCAGGCTTTTACAGCGCTAA
- a CDS encoding response regulator transcription factor: protein MLGLGWGAVATAARDGVDLHFALESARKRYLGTGVYQMSDRERQVVRLMAEGATSEEIADRLYLSVHTVKNHRKNILRKTGCRNSGQLVSRCIAAKIL, encoded by the coding sequence ATGTTGGGACTCGGATGGGGGGCCGTAGCAACGGCCGCACGAGATGGTGTTGATCTGCACTTTGCGCTGGAAAGTGCCAGAAAGCGCTATTTGGGGACAGGGGTTTATCAGATGAGTGATCGGGAGCGGCAGGTGGTCCGCCTGATGGCGGAAGGGGCGACCAGTGAGGAGATCGCCGATCGCCTGTACCTCTCGGTACACACGGTCAAAAACCACCGTAAAAATATCCTGCGCAAGACCGGGTGCCGCAACTCCGGGCAACTGGTGTCCCGGTGCATTGCGGCAAAAATACTCTGA